The Pyxidicoccus xibeiensis genome includes a window with the following:
- the fabF gene encoding beta-ketoacyl-ACP synthase II codes for MRKRRVVVTGMGLISPCGTGVEKSWEALVGGRSGVGPITLFDASRLDCRFAGEVKDFQVEDYIERREARRMDRFAQFAVVAADMALADSGLKVTPENAERVACIIGSGIGGISSLEETYRKALEKGPDRISPFFILQMIINMAPGYVTLRHGIKGPSWSTNSACSTSAHALGEAMRGIQRGEFDAAVAGGSEAPISLLGVGGFAAMKALSTRNDAPQAASRPFDADRDGFVLAEGAGMLVLEEWEHARARGARIHAELTGYGASSDAYHVTQPAPEHEGAQRSMRGALADAGLKPADIGYINAHGTSTDIGDVLEMEGIARVFGDAASTVAVSSTKSMTGHMNGAAGAAEAVISVLALTRGLLPPTINLERKDPRIHLDCVPHTARPAHVDAVMSNSFGFGGTNVSLVFQRVRE; via the coding sequence ATGCGGAAGCGGCGTGTCGTGGTGACAGGGATGGGGCTCATCAGCCCCTGTGGCACGGGAGTGGAGAAGAGCTGGGAGGCGCTGGTGGGTGGGCGCAGCGGCGTGGGCCCCATCACCCTCTTCGATGCGAGCAGGCTGGACTGCCGCTTCGCCGGCGAGGTGAAGGACTTCCAGGTGGAGGACTACATCGAGCGGCGGGAGGCGCGCCGGATGGACCGCTTCGCGCAGTTCGCCGTGGTGGCCGCGGACATGGCGCTGGCGGACTCGGGGCTGAAGGTCACCCCGGAGAACGCCGAGCGCGTGGCGTGCATCATCGGCTCCGGCATCGGCGGCATCTCCAGCCTGGAGGAGACCTACCGCAAGGCGCTGGAGAAGGGGCCGGACCGCATCAGCCCGTTCTTCATCCTGCAGATGATCATCAACATGGCGCCCGGGTACGTCACCCTGCGCCACGGCATCAAGGGCCCGTCGTGGTCCACCAACTCCGCCTGCTCCACCAGCGCCCACGCCCTCGGCGAGGCGATGCGCGGCATCCAGCGCGGTGAGTTCGACGCCGCGGTGGCCGGTGGCTCGGAGGCCCCCATCTCCCTGCTGGGCGTGGGCGGCTTCGCGGCGATGAAGGCCCTGTCCACGCGCAACGACGCGCCCCAGGCCGCCAGCCGCCCGTTCGACGCGGACCGCGACGGCTTCGTGCTGGCCGAGGGTGCCGGCATGCTCGTGCTCGAGGAGTGGGAGCACGCCCGCGCCCGTGGCGCGCGCATCCACGCCGAGCTCACCGGCTACGGCGCCAGCTCCGACGCGTACCACGTCACCCAGCCCGCCCCCGAGCACGAGGGCGCCCAGCGCAGCATGCGCGGCGCGCTGGCGGACGCGGGCCTGAAGCCCGCGGACATCGGCTACATCAACGCGCACGGCACCTCGACGGACATCGGCGACGTGCTGGAGATGGAGGGCATCGCCCGCGTCTTCGGCGACGCCGCCAGCACCGTGGCCGTCTCCTCCACCAAGTCCATGACGGGCCACATGAACGGCGCGGCCGGCGCGGCCGAGGCCGTCATCAGCGTGCTCGCCCTCACCCGCGGCCTGCTCCCGCCCACCATCAACCTGGAGCGCAAGGACCCACGCATCCACCTGGACTGCGTGCCCCACACCGCCCGCCCCGCCCACGTCGACGCCGTCATGAGCAACTCGTTCGGCTTCGGCGGCACCAACGTGTCACTCGTCTTCCAGCGAGTGAGGGAGTGA
- a CDS encoding helix-turn-helix domain-containing protein, translated as MNDNALNANVGLKLRGLRLARSIKQSDAAKDLGVSPAYLNLIEKGKRVMPFPLLWKALRYFDQDPEQFMSTLGEGRVDEALAKLLDEPLLKSLDIDPESLQSLSAEPKLAGTVAALFNLYKNTRTQLENVLAQLNVEERTRAQGGAQNGTVPGVRFDYSPFDEVSDFLEKHRNYFPELEEQAEAMRRDVRLERQLTSGQLIRLLEERFGYQVLFDDPAPSGSSVVRRLDPEARTLTLSPFLTEQPLKFQIAASIGLLVMDREKLVERILVAGRMRHGETERLIKVNLANYFAGALMLPYGDFFKEVQRTRYDVELLSSIFGSTYETVAHRICNLSDPKRPGIPFHFLRADIAGNISKRYSGTGIRFATGGGSCAKWAVHLAFLNPSQLTRQYSIMPDGTTYFCFAKVQLQPIEGSIVKGTAYSIGLGTHAENAKYLAYGLPTTDLRKDAIPSGISCRFCERTDCNQRAAASYRFAFAFDEYTKKDCFFSPLLVHEQGDKVEKERHGTQPGPIHAHGGGLENGAPPQLPAVNGTHGSEKDDSLDKPPRRRKGGDA; from the coding sequence ATGAACGACAACGCACTGAACGCCAACGTGGGCCTGAAGCTCCGCGGGCTGCGGCTCGCCCGCAGCATCAAGCAGTCGGACGCGGCGAAGGACCTGGGGGTGTCCCCCGCGTACCTGAACCTCATCGAGAAGGGGAAGCGGGTGATGCCCTTCCCGCTGCTCTGGAAGGCGCTGCGCTACTTCGACCAGGACCCCGAGCAGTTCATGTCCACGCTGGGCGAGGGCCGCGTGGACGAGGCGCTGGCGAAGCTGCTCGACGAGCCGCTGCTCAAGAGCCTCGACATCGACCCGGAGTCGCTCCAGTCGCTGTCGGCGGAGCCGAAGCTGGCGGGCACGGTGGCCGCGCTCTTCAACCTCTACAAGAACACGCGCACGCAGCTGGAGAACGTGCTGGCGCAGCTCAACGTGGAGGAGCGCACCCGGGCGCAGGGCGGCGCGCAGAACGGCACGGTGCCGGGCGTGCGCTTCGACTACTCGCCCTTCGACGAGGTCAGCGACTTCCTGGAGAAGCACCGCAACTACTTCCCGGAGCTGGAGGAGCAGGCCGAAGCGATGCGGCGTGACGTCCGCCTGGAGCGCCAGCTCACCAGCGGCCAGCTCATCCGCCTGCTGGAGGAGCGCTTCGGCTACCAGGTCCTCTTCGACGACCCGGCGCCCAGCGGCTCGTCCGTGGTGCGGCGGCTGGACCCGGAGGCGCGCACGCTCACCCTGTCGCCCTTCCTCACCGAGCAGCCGCTGAAGTTCCAGATTGCCGCCTCCATCGGCCTGCTGGTGATGGACCGCGAGAAGCTGGTGGAGCGCATCCTCGTGGCGGGCCGCATGCGCCACGGAGAGACCGAGCGGCTCATCAAGGTCAACCTGGCCAACTACTTCGCCGGCGCGCTGATGCTGCCCTACGGGGACTTCTTCAAGGAGGTGCAGCGCACGCGCTACGACGTGGAGCTGCTCTCCAGCATCTTCGGCTCCACCTACGAGACGGTGGCCCACCGCATCTGCAACCTGTCGGACCCCAAGCGCCCCGGCATCCCCTTCCACTTCCTGCGCGCGGACATCGCCGGCAACATCTCCAAGCGCTACAGCGGCACCGGCATCCGCTTCGCCACCGGCGGCGGCTCCTGCGCGAAGTGGGCGGTGCACCTGGCCTTCCTCAACCCGTCCCAGCTCACCCGGCAGTACTCCATCATGCCGGACGGCACGACGTACTTCTGCTTCGCCAAGGTGCAGCTGCAGCCCATTGAAGGCTCCATCGTCAAGGGCACGGCGTACTCCATCGGCCTGGGCACCCACGCGGAGAACGCGAAGTACCTGGCGTACGGCCTGCCCACCACGGACCTGCGCAAGGACGCGATTCCCTCCGGCATCTCCTGCCGCTTCTGCGAGCGCACCGACTGCAACCAGCGCGCGGCGGCCAGCTACCGCTTCGCCTTCGCCTTCGACGAGTACACGAAGAAGGACTGCTTCTTCTCCCCGCTGCTCGTCCACGAGCAGGGCGACAAGGTGGAGAAGGAGCGCCACGGCACGCAGCCCGGCCCCATCCACGCCCACGGAGGTGGCCTGGAGAATGGCGCGCCGCCGCAGCTGCCCGCCGTCAACGGGACTCACGGGAGCGAGAAGGACGATTCGTTGGACAAGCCGCCCCGGCGCCGCAAGGGTGGCGACGCCTGA
- a CDS encoding tetratricopeptide repeat protein, giving the protein MHPSDDSQRAHILDAIQQQKNALAPLRITGSPTQVGQGLVTLAELHGLLDDHAASRGYYEEALGLFQQAGYKPGQAQALFGLGVVKAHFEDHRGAIERIAQAALLFNEAKDREGEAMSRAAIGESLRSLGQPEAAEEKYQEALILLRQTRNPDRVARLLLDIGDIRMEKGEYEPARKRFLEAVPLLEQGEDVEALAQGHLLLGESEGLLGNHDGARPHLLRAVELYEQLHDHVYEARARWDLGLSCYYLQDWQAARAQFEAVLPLYEDQGRQDEVAKVRNVLAHFAARGV; this is encoded by the coding sequence ATGCACCCGTCCGACGACTCCCAACGCGCCCACATCCTCGACGCCATCCAGCAGCAGAAGAACGCGCTGGCCCCGCTGCGCATCACCGGCTCGCCCACCCAGGTGGGCCAGGGGCTGGTGACGCTGGCGGAGCTGCACGGCCTCCTGGACGACCATGCGGCGAGCCGCGGCTACTACGAGGAGGCGCTCGGCCTCTTCCAGCAGGCCGGCTACAAGCCCGGCCAGGCCCAGGCCCTCTTCGGGCTGGGCGTGGTGAAGGCCCACTTCGAGGACCACCGCGGCGCCATCGAGCGCATCGCCCAGGCCGCCCTCCTCTTCAACGAGGCGAAGGACCGCGAGGGCGAGGCCATGTCCCGCGCCGCCATCGGCGAGTCCCTGCGCTCGCTGGGCCAGCCGGAGGCCGCCGAGGAGAAGTACCAGGAGGCGCTCATCCTCCTGCGCCAGACGCGCAACCCCGACCGCGTGGCGCGGCTGCTGCTCGACATCGGCGACATCCGCATGGAGAAGGGCGAGTACGAGCCCGCCCGCAAGCGCTTCCTGGAGGCGGTGCCGCTCTTGGAGCAGGGCGAGGACGTGGAGGCGCTCGCGCAGGGCCACCTGCTGCTCGGCGAGTCCGAGGGCCTGCTGGGCAACCACGACGGCGCCCGCCCCCACCTGCTGCGCGCGGTGGAGCTGTACGAGCAGCTGCACGACCACGTGTACGAGGCCCGCGCCCGGTGGGACCTGGGGCTGTCCTGCTACTACCTGCAGGACTGGCAGGCGGCGCGCGCCCAGTTCGAGGCGGTGCTGCCGCTCTACGAGGACCAGGGCCGCCAGGACGAGGTCGCCAAGGTCCGCAACGTGCTGGCCCACTTCGCCGCGCGCGGCGTCTGA
- a CDS encoding sulfite exporter TauE/SafE family protein has translation MTLLLLMLAGGLAGTLGAMLGIGGGIVLVPALVLVFGIPLEEAIPASLMCVVANSCAAAAGYVHNHLSDIRLGLTLELSTVLGAICGGLVAAMVAPAMVAVVFGLFTLYVALQMLLLRSPRVEPATLDDYTPTNYPLGISGSFVAGGLSALLGVGGGPLKVPLMSYGMRVPFKVASATSNLMIGVTGAASVAAYALRGHLKLALVSPLVVGVLVGAYVGGRLMPKVPTSVLKKLFALVLMVVASQMLWKGGAGLWPSMWK, from the coding sequence ATGACGCTGCTCCTCCTCATGCTTGCTGGCGGCCTCGCGGGTACCCTCGGGGCCATGCTTGGCATTGGAGGCGGCATCGTCCTGGTGCCCGCGCTCGTGCTGGTCTTCGGCATCCCCCTGGAAGAGGCGATACCGGCCAGCCTGATGTGCGTGGTGGCCAACTCGTGCGCGGCGGCGGCGGGCTACGTGCACAACCACCTGAGTGACATCCGGCTGGGGCTGACGCTGGAGCTGTCCACGGTGCTGGGCGCCATCTGCGGCGGGCTGGTGGCGGCGATGGTGGCGCCGGCGATGGTGGCGGTGGTGTTCGGCCTCTTCACGCTCTACGTCGCGCTGCAGATGCTGCTGTTGCGCTCGCCGCGCGTGGAGCCGGCGACGCTGGATGACTACACGCCGACGAACTACCCGCTGGGCATCTCCGGCTCCTTCGTGGCGGGCGGGCTGTCCGCGCTGCTGGGCGTGGGCGGCGGGCCGCTCAAGGTGCCGCTGATGAGCTACGGCATGAGGGTGCCCTTCAAGGTCGCCAGCGCCACCAGCAACCTGATGATTGGCGTGACGGGCGCGGCGAGCGTGGCCGCCTACGCGCTGCGGGGTCATCTCAAGCTGGCGCTGGTGTCGCCGCTGGTGGTGGGCGTGCTGGTGGGCGCCTACGTGGGCGGGCGGCTGATGCCGAAGGTGCCCACGTCGGTGCTCAAGAAGCTCTTCGCCCTGGTGTTGATGGTGGTGGCGAGCCAGATGTTGTGGAAGGGAGGGGCGGGACTGTGGCCGAGCATGTGGAAGTGA
- a CDS encoding leucyl aminopeptidase, protein MNFSFVSGDATRASGELLVIPLFEGELADTAPTSLATADSALEGRLRGAATQEGFKAKTDQAFLMHTHGRAGAERVLLLGLGNRARFHPEVLRLAAGRAAKTAQRLKVGSAAFVLPATDAAANAVRAVVEGLGLGVYRFDKYKSAAREEKNPAKLDKVALVLPDGVEKSRELEDALALAKRVADATNWARDLVNEPPNVVTPTALAEAARQAAKEGGLQVTIGGRRDIEKLNMGMFLGVTAGSIEEPRLIHVVYTPKNARDAKRPPLALVGKAITFDSGGLSLKPTEGMVEMKTDMAGSAAVLGAMKVIAALKPPFPVHAFIGACENMPSGTAYKPGDILTSRLGKTVEITNTDAEGRLVLGDILTWACEHRPSAVIDLATLTGACVIALGNYIVGAFGEHDATVNEVLQSARTAGEEMWRLPVSELQKDALRSEVADMKNSGERWGGSINAALFLKEFVGETPWVHLDIAGPSNSPKERGYLSKGGTGAGLRTLVEWVRLRAATPDDYEATTPPTPRAAATKAAAKGAKSARKAAKGA, encoded by the coding sequence ATGAACTTCAGTTTCGTCTCCGGCGACGCCACGCGGGCGAGCGGCGAGCTCCTCGTCATCCCCCTCTTCGAGGGCGAGCTGGCAGACACAGCCCCCACGTCCCTGGCCACGGCCGACAGCGCCCTGGAGGGACGCCTGCGCGGCGCGGCCACCCAGGAGGGCTTCAAGGCCAAGACGGACCAGGCCTTCCTCATGCACACGCATGGCCGGGCCGGCGCCGAGCGCGTGCTGCTGCTGGGGCTGGGCAACCGCGCCCGCTTCCACCCCGAGGTGCTGCGCCTGGCCGCCGGCCGCGCGGCGAAGACGGCGCAGCGGCTGAAGGTGGGCTCGGCGGCCTTCGTGCTGCCGGCCACGGACGCGGCCGCCAACGCCGTGCGCGCGGTGGTGGAGGGCCTGGGCCTGGGCGTCTACCGCTTCGACAAGTACAAGTCCGCCGCCCGCGAGGAGAAGAACCCCGCGAAGCTGGACAAGGTCGCCCTGGTGCTGCCCGACGGCGTGGAGAAGTCCCGCGAGCTGGAGGACGCGCTGGCCCTGGCCAAGCGCGTGGCGGACGCCACCAACTGGGCGCGAGACCTGGTGAACGAGCCGCCCAACGTGGTGACGCCCACGGCGCTGGCGGAGGCCGCGCGGCAGGCGGCGAAGGAAGGCGGCCTGCAGGTCACCATCGGCGGCCGCCGCGACATCGAGAAGCTCAACATGGGCATGTTCCTCGGCGTCACCGCCGGCAGCATCGAGGAGCCGCGCCTCATCCACGTCGTCTACACGCCGAAGAACGCGCGCGACGCCAAGCGCCCGCCGCTGGCGCTGGTGGGCAAGGCGATCACCTTCGACTCGGGCGGCCTGTCCCTCAAGCCCACCGAGGGCATGGTGGAGATGAAGACGGACATGGCGGGCTCGGCCGCGGTGCTGGGCGCCATGAAGGTCATCGCCGCGCTCAAGCCGCCCTTCCCCGTGCATGCCTTCATCGGCGCGTGCGAGAACATGCCGTCCGGCACCGCGTACAAGCCGGGTGACATCCTCACCTCGCGGCTGGGCAAGACGGTGGAGATCACCAACACGGACGCGGAGGGCCGCCTGGTGCTGGGCGACATCCTCACCTGGGCCTGCGAGCACCGGCCGTCCGCCGTCATCGACCTGGCCACCCTCACGGGCGCCTGCGTCATCGCCCTGGGCAACTACATCGTCGGCGCCTTCGGCGAGCACGACGCCACGGTGAACGAGGTCCTCCAGTCCGCGCGCACCGCGGGCGAGGAGATGTGGCGCCTGCCGGTGAGCGAGCTGCAGAAGGACGCGCTGCGCTCCGAGGTGGCCGACATGAAGAACTCCGGCGAGCGCTGGGGCGGCTCCATCAACGCCGCGCTCTTCCTCAAGGAGTTCGTCGGCGAGACGCCGTGGGTGCACCTGGACATCGCCGGCCCCTCCAACAGCCCCAAGGAGCGCGGCTACCTCAGCAAGGGCGGCACCGGCGCGGGCCTGCGCACGCTGGTGGAGTGGGTGCGGCTGCGCGCCGCCACCCCGGACGACTACGAGGCCACGACGCCTCCGACGCCCCGGGCGGCCGCCACCAAGGCCGCCGCGAAGGGCGCCAAGAGCGCCCGCAAGGCCGCGAAGGGGGCCTGA
- a CDS encoding DUF4388 domain-containing protein, with product MASKPKATPLVGEKALLELELPLTSGLSPSRPLSAWFHGPEGMVLLQEPSGFAGFMAGTLGTLSVEEVFAHVLTGIRSGLLAVQGGSVRRTVSFRDGQVVFATSTERWERLGAVLVRLGMLTQVQLTQALSRVTPSRRIGQVLTSEGLVSEAHLYSAMTFVVREIVLSLFELVEGSFLFVEGPAPMADVVKLPERTRDLVLTGIKRTEEVTRLRRRFPVDMRVEPGPKGLLPGDAPLFAKRGAGGTLGELRAAYEGGHYGFYTWLDEAVRGGNVAVRPAEPPPSPGPAVEGTAWEQLSAEERYNLLLSLVHRALQDAGKDVDLLRGFLDAPPSGLEDAYAGVALGPDGRVDVARLRANLSQGDEAVGRALTLEALDAIVSYALFSARNVLPPEVAERLSNTYRTLQGGLA from the coding sequence GTGGCGTCGAAACCGAAAGCCACGCCCCTCGTGGGTGAGAAGGCGCTCCTGGAGCTGGAGCTGCCGCTCACCTCGGGCCTGTCCCCCTCCCGTCCCCTCTCGGCCTGGTTCCACGGGCCGGAGGGGATGGTCCTCCTGCAGGAGCCGTCCGGCTTCGCTGGCTTCATGGCCGGCACCCTGGGCACCCTGTCCGTGGAGGAGGTCTTCGCCCACGTCCTGACGGGCATCCGCAGCGGCCTTTTGGCCGTGCAGGGCGGCTCCGTGCGCCGCACCGTGTCCTTCCGGGACGGGCAGGTCGTCTTCGCCACGTCCACCGAGCGCTGGGAGCGGCTGGGCGCGGTGCTGGTGCGCCTGGGCATGCTGACGCAGGTGCAGCTGACGCAGGCGCTGTCGCGGGTGACGCCGTCGCGGCGCATCGGCCAGGTGCTGACGTCCGAGGGCCTGGTGTCCGAGGCGCACCTCTACAGCGCCATGACGTTCGTGGTGCGGGAAATCGTCCTCAGCCTCTTCGAGCTGGTGGAGGGCAGCTTCCTCTTCGTCGAGGGCCCCGCGCCCATGGCGGACGTGGTGAAGCTGCCCGAGCGCACGAGAGACCTGGTGCTCACCGGAATCAAACGGACCGAGGAAGTCACGCGCCTGCGCCGCCGCTTCCCGGTGGACATGCGCGTGGAGCCGGGGCCGAAGGGGCTGCTGCCCGGGGACGCGCCCCTCTTCGCGAAGCGGGGCGCGGGCGGCACGCTGGGCGAGCTGCGCGCGGCCTACGAGGGCGGGCACTACGGCTTCTACACGTGGCTGGACGAGGCCGTGCGCGGCGGCAACGTGGCGGTGCGGCCCGCGGAGCCACCCCCGTCCCCCGGGCCCGCGGTGGAGGGCACGGCCTGGGAGCAGCTGTCCGCCGAGGAACGCTACAACCTGCTGCTGTCCCTGGTGCACCGCGCGCTGCAGGACGCGGGCAAGGACGTGGACCTGCTGCGCGGCTTCCTGGACGCGCCGCCCTCGGGCCTGGAGGACGCCTACGCCGGCGTGGCCCTGGGCCCGGACGGCCGGGTGGACGTGGCGCGGCTGCGCGCCAACCTGTCCCAGGGGGACGAGGCGGTGGGACGCGCCCTCACGTTGGAGGCGCTGGATGCCATCGTCTCCTATGCGCTCTTTTCAGCGCGCAACGTGCTCCCTCCCGAGGTGGCGGAGCGGTTGTCCAACACCTACCGGACACTCCAGGGGGGACTGGCCTAG
- a CDS encoding thioredoxin domain-containing protein, whose protein sequence is MLKPTRVILAALLAASLTAGCNKEKAPATTQGPAATAQQAAAGEPAPDTVVATFGDGQKITYKELNERIQEPLANLEKQKHQLRKRGLDGMVTEKLVDAEAKKRGITQEQFLKAEIDDKVQAPPEERIKEVFDGAKGQLPPGSTYEQMKPQIVDFLTQQPKQERAQALFAELRKTANVQVTLPEPPRAPAERKQVAATGASKGKEGAPVTIVEFSDFECPFCSRANPAVDQVMKEYGDKVRVVFRHFPLDFHKKAPKASEAALCAGDQGKFWEMHDALFANQQKLDVPDLKKHAADLKLDSAKFDKCLDSGEKAAVVQADLADGKKAGVTGTPAFFINGILLSGAQPFEEFKSIIDEELKTAK, encoded by the coding sequence ATGCTCAAGCCCACCCGCGTCATCCTCGCCGCGCTCCTGGCGGCCTCCCTCACCGCCGGCTGCAACAAGGAGAAGGCGCCGGCCACCACTCAGGGGCCCGCCGCCACCGCGCAGCAGGCCGCCGCTGGTGAGCCCGCCCCTGACACCGTCGTCGCCACCTTCGGTGACGGGCAGAAGATCACCTACAAGGAGCTCAACGAGCGCATCCAGGAGCCGCTGGCCAACCTGGAGAAGCAGAAGCACCAGCTCCGCAAGCGTGGCCTGGACGGCATGGTGACGGAGAAGCTGGTGGATGCCGAGGCCAAGAAGCGCGGCATCACCCAGGAGCAGTTCCTCAAGGCGGAGATCGACGACAAGGTGCAGGCTCCCCCGGAGGAGCGCATCAAGGAGGTCTTCGACGGCGCCAAGGGCCAGCTGCCGCCCGGCTCCACCTACGAGCAGATGAAGCCGCAGATCGTGGACTTCCTCACCCAGCAGCCGAAGCAGGAGCGCGCGCAGGCGCTGTTCGCGGAGCTGCGCAAGACGGCCAACGTGCAGGTCACCCTGCCCGAGCCCCCGCGCGCCCCGGCCGAGCGCAAGCAGGTGGCCGCCACCGGCGCCTCCAAGGGCAAGGAGGGCGCGCCCGTCACCATCGTCGAGTTCAGCGACTTCGAGTGCCCGTTCTGCAGCCGCGCCAACCCGGCCGTGGACCAGGTGATGAAGGAGTACGGCGACAAGGTGCGCGTGGTGTTCCGCCACTTCCCGCTCGACTTCCACAAGAAGGCGCCCAAGGCCTCCGAGGCCGCGCTGTGCGCCGGTGACCAGGGCAAGTTCTGGGAGATGCACGACGCGCTCTTCGCCAACCAGCAGAAGCTGGACGTGCCGGACCTGAAGAAGCACGCCGCCGACCTGAAGCTGGACTCGGCGAAGTTCGACAAGTGCCTGGACTCCGGTGAGAAGGCGGCCGTCGTGCAGGCCGACCTGGCGGACGGCAAGAAGGCCGGCGTGACGGGCACCCCGGCGTTCTTCATCAACGGCATCCTGCTGTCCGGGGCGCAGCCGTTCGAGGAGTTCAAGAGCATCATCGACGAGGAGCTCAAGACGGCGAAGTAG
- the lpxC gene encoding UDP-3-O-acyl-N-acetylglucosamine deacetylase, whose translation MPPSSYNQRTVSKIATLQGVGLHSGAKVTLTLRPAPAGHGIVFVRTDLPRPVSIPALADYVVDTSLATTLGRDGVRVGTVEHLMSALAGLGIDNVRVELDGPEVPIMDGSASPFAALIQDAGVRELDAPKELLVIRKPVSVIDGDKQASLTPSRQFRISCTIDFEHPVIQGQSFDLDFSDREFSRQISRARTFGFLRDVEKLKKLGLARGGSLENAIVVDEVSILNPDGLRFPDEFVRHKILDAIGDVSLFGRPVIGHLTAYKTGHALNHKLVRKVLADPSCYEIVPARRRELEGLDLGFTGLAGALELEPLVA comes from the coding sequence ATGCCCCCGTCCTCCTACAACCAGCGCACCGTTTCGAAGATTGCCACCCTGCAGGGAGTGGGCCTCCACTCGGGCGCGAAGGTGACGCTCACCCTGCGTCCCGCACCGGCGGGCCATGGCATCGTCTTCGTGCGCACGGACCTGCCGCGGCCGGTGAGCATCCCCGCCCTGGCGGACTACGTGGTGGACACGTCGCTGGCCACCACGCTGGGCCGCGACGGCGTGCGCGTGGGCACGGTGGAGCACCTGATGTCGGCGCTGGCCGGCCTGGGCATCGACAACGTGCGCGTGGAGCTGGACGGCCCGGAGGTGCCCATCATGGATGGCAGCGCGTCGCCCTTCGCGGCGCTCATCCAGGACGCGGGCGTGCGCGAGCTGGACGCGCCCAAGGAGCTGCTCGTCATCCGCAAGCCGGTGTCCGTCATCGACGGGGACAAGCAGGCCTCGCTCACGCCGTCCCGGCAGTTCCGCATCAGCTGCACCATCGACTTCGAGCATCCCGTCATCCAGGGCCAGTCGTTCGACTTGGACTTCAGCGACCGTGAGTTCTCGCGGCAGATTTCGCGCGCGCGCACGTTCGGCTTCCTGCGCGACGTGGAGAAGCTGAAGAAGCTGGGCCTGGCGCGCGGCGGCTCGCTGGAGAACGCCATCGTCGTGGACGAGGTCTCCATCCTCAACCCAGACGGCCTGCGCTTCCCGGACGAGTTCGTGCGGCACAAGATCCTCGACGCCATCGGCGACGTGTCGCTGTTCGGCCGCCCGGTCATCGGGCATCTGACGGCGTACAAGACCGGGCATGCGCTCAACCACAAGCTGGTGCGCAAGGTGCTCGCGGATCCGAGCTGCTACGAAATCGTCCCCGCGCGTCGCCGCGAGCTGGAGGGGCTGGACCTGGGCTTCACCGGCCTGGCGGGCGCGCTGGAGCTCGAGCCTCTCGTCGCCTGA
- the ruvB gene encoding Holliday junction branch migration DNA helicase RuvB: MVMARKSDTLSEEVQPEDVRLEASLRPRSFDEYVGQGPVVEKLKVYVQAARSRGDALDHCLFSGPPGLGKTSLAHIIANELGVGIHVTSGPALERKGDLAGLLTNLDARDVLFIDEIHRLNAAVEEYLYPAMEDFRLDITIDTGPAARAMKIDLPPFTLIGATTRTGLLTSPLRDRFQIQERLEYYDAKALELILHRSARILGIPTDKDAAKEVASRSRGTPRITNRLLRRLRDFAEVEGDGKITLELAKSSLDRLGVDASGLDAMDRKILLTILEKFGGGPVGVETIAASVGEQRDTIEDVYEPFLMQEGFLQRTPRGRMATHRTYQYFKKQPPPTPQGSLF, translated from the coding sequence ATGGTCATGGCGAGGAAGTCCGACACCCTCTCGGAAGAGGTCCAGCCCGAGGACGTCCGGCTCGAGGCCTCCCTGCGTCCACGCTCGTTCGACGAGTACGTGGGCCAGGGGCCCGTCGTCGAGAAGCTCAAGGTCTACGTGCAGGCGGCCCGCAGCCGTGGGGACGCGCTGGACCACTGCCTCTTCTCCGGCCCCCCGGGCCTCGGCAAGACGTCGCTGGCGCACATCATCGCGAACGAGCTGGGCGTGGGCATCCACGTCACGAGCGGCCCCGCCCTGGAGCGCAAGGGCGACCTGGCGGGCCTGCTCACCAACCTCGACGCCCGCGACGTGCTCTTCATCGACGAAATCCACCGCCTCAATGCCGCCGTGGAGGAGTACCTCTACCCGGCCATGGAGGACTTCCGGCTGGACATCACCATCGACACCGGGCCCGCCGCCCGGGCGATGAAGATTGATCTGCCGCCCTTCACGCTCATCGGCGCCACCACGCGCACCGGCCTGCTCACCTCGCCGCTGCGCGACCGGTTCCAGATTCAAGAGCGCCTGGAGTACTACGACGCCAAGGCGCTGGAGCTCATCCTCCACCGCTCGGCCCGCATCCTCGGCATCCCCACGGACAAGGACGCCGCGAAGGAAGTGGCCAGCCGCTCGCGCGGGACGCCCCGCATCACCAACCGGCTGCTGCGCCGCCTGCGCGACTTCGCGGAGGTGGAGGGCGATGGGAAGATAACGCTGGAGCTGGCGAAGTCGTCGCTGGACCGGCTGGGCGTGGACGCCAGCGGCCTGGACGCGATGGACCGGAAGATCCTCCTCACCATCCTCGAGAAGTTCGGCGGGGGCCCGGTGGGGGTGGAGACCATCGCCGCCAGCGTGGGCGAGCAGCGGGATACCATCGAGGACGTGTACGAGCCCTTCCTCATGCAGGAGGGCTTCCTCCAGCGCACGCCCCGGGGGCGCATGGCCACCCACCGGACCTACCAGTACTTCAAGAAGCAGCCACCGCCGACGCCCCAGGGCAGCCTCTTCTGA